Proteins encoded by one window of Mesorhizobium sp. INR15:
- a CDS encoding ABC transporter permease — protein sequence MAQTSHGVGGVSYDAKKRTWPAEFNVFLALVILVIIFELIGRVFLGDSFLFNTRSDVSGIFNEARLQIIILQVSIVGIIAIGVTQVIICGGIDLSSGSIVGATAMIAMSFAQVAMVNGNPNPKAMFLAQGWTDLPVIVPVLVAIGCGLLAGLVNGSLIAYTRIPPFIATLGMMVTARGIAKWWSKGQPISFPTEGFAAIGKGLMPVIIFLSLAVLFQLIMTYTRYGKHCYAIGSNEDAARMSGIKIANHKILVYVIAGILAALAAVVLSSKNLTAQSGMGVMYELDAIAMAVIGGVSLSGGRGSIVGTVIGSLIFGVIISGFTFLRLDAYYQEMVKGVIIVGAVVLDQWRQRVRAMRA from the coding sequence GTGGCACAGACATCACATGGCGTCGGCGGGGTCAGCTATGATGCGAAGAAGCGCACATGGCCGGCTGAATTCAACGTCTTCCTGGCGCTGGTCATCCTCGTCATCATTTTCGAGCTGATTGGCCGGGTCTTTCTCGGCGACAGTTTCCTCTTCAACACCCGCAGCGACGTCAGCGGCATCTTCAACGAGGCGCGCCTGCAGATCATCATCCTGCAGGTCTCGATCGTCGGCATTATCGCCATAGGCGTGACGCAAGTGATCATTTGCGGCGGCATCGACCTATCATCGGGTTCGATCGTCGGCGCCACCGCGATGATCGCCATGAGCTTCGCCCAGGTGGCGATGGTCAACGGCAACCCCAATCCGAAAGCGATGTTCCTCGCGCAAGGCTGGACCGACCTGCCGGTGATCGTGCCGGTGCTGGTGGCGATCGGCTGCGGCCTGCTGGCCGGCCTGGTCAACGGCTCCCTGATCGCCTACACGCGCATTCCGCCGTTCATCGCCACGCTCGGCATGATGGTGACGGCGCGCGGCATCGCCAAATGGTGGTCCAAGGGCCAGCCGATCTCGTTTCCCACCGAAGGTTTCGCCGCGATCGGCAAAGGCCTGATGCCTGTCATCATCTTCCTGTCGCTGGCCGTTTTGTTCCAGTTGATCATGACCTACACCCGGTACGGCAAACACTGTTATGCCATCGGCTCCAATGAGGATGCCGCACGCATGTCCGGTATCAAGATCGCCAACCACAAGATCCTGGTCTATGTCATCGCCGGCATCCTGGCGGCGCTCGCCGCCGTGGTGCTGAGCTCCAAGAACCTTACCGCCCAGTCCGGCATGGGTGTTATGTATGAGCTCGACGCGATCGCCATGGCGGTCATCGGCGGCGTCTCGCTCTCGGGCGGCCGCGGCTCCATCGTCGGCACCGTGATCGGCTCGCTGATCTTCGGCGTCATCATCTCCGGCTTCACCTTCCTGCGCCTCGACGCCTACTATCAGGAGATGGTCAAAGGCGTGATTATCGTCGGCGCGGTCGTTCTAGACCAGTGGCGTCAACGCGTACGGGCAATGAGGGCTTGA
- a CDS encoding ATP-binding cassette domain-containing protein, translating into MSDIVLKTENLTKRYGGVHALEGANFELRKGEHVAIMGDNGAGKSTFVRQITAVEQRTDGKVWFDGKEVNFTGPIEAREAGIETVFQNLALADDLDVPSNLFLGREKVLFNLGPFSILDRKYMRKATEAALIRTAVKIPNLSNTIRHMSGGQRQCVAIARTATFASKLIIMDEPTAALGVQETAQVENIIRTLKDNGEPLILISHNMRQVFDLVDRIVVFRRGRIVANLRKQDTDGQDIVSYITGAKTGEAELAA; encoded by the coding sequence ATGTCAGACATTGTTTTGAAGACCGAAAACCTGACCAAACGCTATGGCGGCGTGCATGCGCTGGAAGGCGCGAACTTCGAGCTGCGCAAGGGCGAACATGTCGCCATCATGGGCGACAACGGCGCCGGCAAATCGACCTTCGTGCGCCAGATCACCGCTGTCGAGCAGCGTACCGACGGCAAGGTCTGGTTCGACGGCAAGGAAGTTAACTTCACCGGACCGATCGAGGCGCGCGAGGCGGGCATCGAAACCGTGTTCCAGAACCTGGCGCTTGCCGACGACCTCGACGTGCCGTCGAACCTGTTTCTCGGCCGCGAAAAAGTGCTGTTCAACCTCGGGCCGTTCTCGATCCTCGACCGCAAATACATGCGCAAGGCGACCGAGGCTGCATTGATCCGCACCGCGGTGAAAATACCGAACCTGTCCAACACCATCCGGCACATGTCGGGCGGCCAGCGCCAGTGCGTGGCGATCGCCAGGACCGCGACCTTCGCCTCCAAGCTGATCATCATGGACGAGCCGACAGCGGCACTTGGTGTGCAGGAAACGGCGCAGGTGGAAAACATCATCCGCACGCTGAAGGACAATGGCGAGCCGCTGATCCTGATCAGCCACAACATGCGCCAGGTGTTCGACCTCGTCGACCGCATCGTTGTCTTCCGGCGCGGCCGCATCGTCGCCAACCTGCGAAAGCAGGATACCGACGGGCAGGATATCGTCTCCTACATTACCGGCGCCAAGACCGGGGAAGCGGAACTGGCAGCCTAG
- a CDS encoding sugar ABC transporter substrate-binding protein: MKKLILGVAFAALMSSSAFAAKVGVSMAKFDDNFLTVLRNGMIEQAKGMSGVELQVEDAQNDVAKQLDQIKNFAASGVDAIIVNPVDTSATQAMSDAAAAAKIPLVYVNREPVNVNTLPANQAFVASNEADSGTLETKEVCRLFKEAGKKEANVYVIMGELSNQAAVQRTKDIEEVIATPDCSFIKIIDKQTSNWNRDEAQNLMTNWLSTGKKFDGVIANNDESAIGAIQAMKAANIDMKSVVVGGVDATQDALAAMQAGDLDATVFQDAAGQGAGALDAALKLAKGEKVEHKVYVPFQLVTPANIGKFLKKN, encoded by the coding sequence ATGAAGAAACTGATTTTGGGCGTCGCCTTCGCGGCGCTGATGAGTTCATCCGCTTTCGCCGCCAAGGTCGGCGTGTCGATGGCCAAGTTCGACGACAACTTCCTGACCGTCCTGCGCAACGGCATGATCGAGCAGGCCAAGGGCATGAGCGGCGTTGAGCTGCAGGTCGAGGACGCGCAGAACGACGTCGCCAAGCAGCTCGACCAGATCAAGAACTTCGCCGCTTCGGGCGTCGACGCCATCATCGTCAACCCGGTCGATACCTCGGCCACCCAGGCGATGTCCGACGCTGCCGCCGCAGCCAAGATCCCGCTGGTCTATGTCAATCGCGAGCCGGTCAACGTTAACACGCTGCCGGCCAACCAGGCGTTCGTTGCCTCGAACGAGGCCGATTCCGGCACGCTCGAGACCAAGGAAGTCTGCCGCCTGTTCAAGGAAGCCGGCAAGAAGGAAGCCAATGTCTATGTCATCATGGGCGAGCTCTCCAATCAGGCCGCCGTGCAGCGCACCAAGGACATTGAAGAAGTGATTGCGACGCCGGACTGCAGCTTCATCAAGATTATCGACAAGCAGACGTCGAACTGGAACCGCGACGAAGCGCAAAACCTGATGACCAACTGGCTGTCGACCGGCAAGAAGTTCGATGGCGTCATCGCCAACAACGACGAAAGCGCCATCGGCGCCATCCAGGCGATGAAGGCCGCCAACATCGACATGAAGTCGGTTGTCGTCGGCGGCGTCGACGCCACGCAGGACGCGCTTGCCGCGATGCAGGCGGGCGACCTTGACGCGACCGTGTTCCAGGACGCGGCCGGCCAGGGTGCCGGTGCTCTCGACGCAGCGCTCAAGCTGGCCAAGGGCGAGAAGGTCGAGCATAAGGTCTACGTGCCCTTCCAGCTGGTCACGCCGGCAAACATCGGCAAGTTCCTGAAGAAGAACTGA